In the Malus domestica chromosome 16, GDT2T_hap1 genome, one interval contains:
- the LOC108170061 gene encoding uncharacterized protein isoform X1: MSHSITRRRSLSNAAPALSASTAPGVSAPLIGEPTPLTEATPTASQVPVSSTSSVSVQPLSARRPHRRLCEPEPYDHSSLSSRVEGEASQPAKKNTRGPNRMLKEAQAVRLSASLIKIAYDSRYLGAATSQQHSSVINSCGFVIWYCCPMQWKSWAQIPEETKELVQDKLTVNFDLEDISPEVSAYLEETLANRYKDWKCAFHKHFQLWDDPEIARLQGCPAELKDRLEDWEWLCKYFTDPKFVKSVAGKKARDSKTLLHHSGSKPFSYRLEARRQQGSKFLQIDLFKDVYIRPGKEIAEQLLEKSTAILQEATSQLPPETSIEDVIVPEDADLKIVTEVLDQKLGRCHGKVVRCMGKAGVRETGASSSISSTLEVNSLKEEVTTLRGQLVAQNERMNMIVQALAMSGLQISMPEPNLAPPSTSQPLRPADT, from the exons ATGTCGCATTCGATCACTCGTCGCCGGAGTTTGTCCAATGCGGCCCCTGCATTATCAGCATCTACTGCTCCAGGAGTGAGTGCTCCATTGATTGGGGAGCCTACACCCCTTACTGAGGCTACTCCTACGGCATCCCAGGTGCCCGTATCATCAACATCATCAGTGTCAGTTCAGCCCCTCAGTGCACGGCGGCCACACCGGCGCCTCTGCGAGCCGGAGCCTTATGATCACTCTTCCTTGTCCTCCAGAGTCGAGGGTGAGGCCTCCCAACCAG CTAAAAAAAACACCAGGGGGCCCAATCGAATGCTGAAGGAGGCACAGGCTGTACGTTTGTCCGCCTCCTTGATCAAGATTGCATATGACTCGCGATATCTTGGAGCGGCTACCTCACAGCAGCATAGCAGCGTCATTAATAGCTGTGGTTTTGTTATTTGGTATTGTTGTCCTATGCAGTGGAAGAGTTGGGCACAAATTCCCGAGGAGACAAAGGAACTGGTGCAAGACAAGTTGACg GTCAATTTTGATCTTGAGGACATATCCCCTGAGGTCAGTGCCTACTTAGAGGAGACCTTAGCAAACCGGTACAAAGATTGGAAGTGTGCTTTTCACAAGCATTTTCAGCTATGGGATGATCCGGAGATTGCTCGCCTACAGGGTTGCCCAGCTGAGTTGAAGGACCGGCTGGAGGATTGGGAGTGGCTCTGCAAATATTTTACGGACCCAAAATTTGTG AAATCTGTTGCTGGCAAGAAAGCTCGGGACTCAAAGACACTTCTCCACCATTCCGGTTCAAAGCCCTTTTCGTATAGGCTTGAGGCACGACGTCAG CAGGGTTCTAAGTTCCTACAGATTGACCTGTTCAAGGATGTTTACATTCGACCCGGCAAAGAGATCGCTGAGCAGCTTCTT GAAAAGAGCACTGCTATTCTCCAAGAAGCAACATCGCAGCTTCCGCCAGAGACCTCGATCGAGGACGTCATTGTACCCGAGGATGCAGATCTTAAGATCGTGACTGAGGTCCTGGATCAGAAGTTGGGTCGTTGTCATGGCAAGGTTGTTCGGTGTATGGGGAAGGCGGGGGTTCGTGAGACGGGTGCATCCTCTTCCATATCGTCCACATTAGAGGTCAATTCCCTGAAGGAGGAAGTGACAACCTTAAGAGGTCAGCTTGTGGCCCAGAACGAGAGGATGAATATGATTGTTCAGGCCTTAGCGATGTCCGGCCTCCAAATCTCGATGCCAGAACCTAATCTTGCTCCACCTTCGACTTCTCAGCCACTTCGCCCAGCTGATACCTAG
- the LOC108170061 gene encoding uncharacterized protein isoform X2 has translation MSHSITRRRSLSNAAPALSASTAPGVSAPLIGEPTPLTEATPTASQVPVSSTSSVSVQPLSARRPHRRLCEPEPYDHSSLSSRVEGEASQPAKKNTRGPNRMLKEAQAVRLSASLIKIAYDSRYLGAATSQQHSSVINSCGFVIWYCCPMQWKSWAQIPEETKELVQDKLTVNFDLEDISPEVSAYLEETLANRYKDWKCAFHKHFQLWDDPEIARLQGCPAELKDRLEDWEWLCKYFTDPKFVKSVAGKKARDSKTLLHHSGSKPFSYRLEARRQGSKFLQIDLFKDVYIRPGKEIAEQLLEKSTAILQEATSQLPPETSIEDVIVPEDADLKIVTEVLDQKLGRCHGKVVRCMGKAGVRETGASSSISSTLEVNSLKEEVTTLRGQLVAQNERMNMIVQALAMSGLQISMPEPNLAPPSTSQPLRPADT, from the exons ATGTCGCATTCGATCACTCGTCGCCGGAGTTTGTCCAATGCGGCCCCTGCATTATCAGCATCTACTGCTCCAGGAGTGAGTGCTCCATTGATTGGGGAGCCTACACCCCTTACTGAGGCTACTCCTACGGCATCCCAGGTGCCCGTATCATCAACATCATCAGTGTCAGTTCAGCCCCTCAGTGCACGGCGGCCACACCGGCGCCTCTGCGAGCCGGAGCCTTATGATCACTCTTCCTTGTCCTCCAGAGTCGAGGGTGAGGCCTCCCAACCAG CTAAAAAAAACACCAGGGGGCCCAATCGAATGCTGAAGGAGGCACAGGCTGTACGTTTGTCCGCCTCCTTGATCAAGATTGCATATGACTCGCGATATCTTGGAGCGGCTACCTCACAGCAGCATAGCAGCGTCATTAATAGCTGTGGTTTTGTTATTTGGTATTGTTGTCCTATGCAGTGGAAGAGTTGGGCACAAATTCCCGAGGAGACAAAGGAACTGGTGCAAGACAAGTTGACg GTCAATTTTGATCTTGAGGACATATCCCCTGAGGTCAGTGCCTACTTAGAGGAGACCTTAGCAAACCGGTACAAAGATTGGAAGTGTGCTTTTCACAAGCATTTTCAGCTATGGGATGATCCGGAGATTGCTCGCCTACAGGGTTGCCCAGCTGAGTTGAAGGACCGGCTGGAGGATTGGGAGTGGCTCTGCAAATATTTTACGGACCCAAAATTTGTG AAATCTGTTGCTGGCAAGAAAGCTCGGGACTCAAAGACACTTCTCCACCATTCCGGTTCAAAGCCCTTTTCGTATAGGCTTGAGGCACGACGTCAG GGTTCTAAGTTCCTACAGATTGACCTGTTCAAGGATGTTTACATTCGACCCGGCAAAGAGATCGCTGAGCAGCTTCTT GAAAAGAGCACTGCTATTCTCCAAGAAGCAACATCGCAGCTTCCGCCAGAGACCTCGATCGAGGACGTCATTGTACCCGAGGATGCAGATCTTAAGATCGTGACTGAGGTCCTGGATCAGAAGTTGGGTCGTTGTCATGGCAAGGTTGTTCGGTGTATGGGGAAGGCGGGGGTTCGTGAGACGGGTGCATCCTCTTCCATATCGTCCACATTAGAGGTCAATTCCCTGAAGGAGGAAGTGACAACCTTAAGAGGTCAGCTTGTGGCCCAGAACGAGAGGATGAATATGATTGTTCAGGCCTTAGCGATGTCCGGCCTCCAAATCTCGATGCCAGAACCTAATCTTGCTCCACCTTCGACTTCTCAGCCACTTCGCCCAGCTGATACCTAG